From a region of the Listeria monocytogenes ATCC 19117 genome:
- the folE gene encoding GTP cyclohydrolase I FolE — MEQIDKQKIADAVKVILEAVGENPEREGLIDTPMRVARMYEEVFAGLKKDPSVHFDTIFEEQHEELVLVKDIRFSSMCEHHLVPFFGVAHVAYLPQNGRVAGLSKLARVVDDVSRRPQLQERITTTVAEIMMEKLKPLGVMVIMEAEHMCMTIRGVNKPGTKTITSAVRGAFKNDDKLRSEVLALIKHN, encoded by the coding sequence ATGGAGCAAATAGACAAGCAAAAGATTGCTGACGCGGTAAAAGTTATTTTAGAAGCAGTAGGAGAAAATCCAGAACGTGAAGGACTGATTGATACACCAATGCGAGTAGCTCGTATGTATGAAGAAGTTTTCGCTGGGCTGAAAAAAGATCCTTCTGTTCATTTCGATACTATTTTTGAAGAACAACATGAAGAATTAGTACTTGTGAAAGACATTCGCTTTTCGTCTATGTGTGAACATCACCTTGTCCCTTTTTTTGGAGTAGCTCATGTAGCATACTTACCACAAAATGGAAGAGTTGCTGGTCTTAGTAAACTTGCTCGCGTAGTGGATGATGTAAGTCGCCGCCCGCAGTTACAAGAACGGATTACAACGACTGTTGCAGAAATTATGATGGAAAAACTAAAACCTTTGGGTGTAATGGTCATCATGGAAGCAGAGCATATGTGCATGACTATCCGTGGTGTAAATAAACCTGGAACAAAAACAATTACAAGTGCTGTTCGTGGTGCTTTTAAAAATGACGATAAGCTTAGAAGTGAAGTTTTAGCTTTAATTAAGCATAATTAA
- a CDS encoding HU family DNA-binding protein yields the protein MANKTDLVNSVAELADLSKKDAAKAVEAVFETIQTSLSKGEKVQLIGFGNFEVRERAARKGRNPRTKEEIDIPASKVPAFKPGKALKEAVK from the coding sequence ATGGCAAATAAAACTGATTTAGTAAATAGCGTTGCTGAACTAGCTGATCTTTCTAAAAAAGACGCAGCGAAAGCAGTAGAAGCTGTATTCGAAACTATTCAAACTTCTTTATCTAAAGGTGAAAAAGTTCAATTAATCGGATTTGGTAACTTTGAAGTACGTGAACGTGCTGCCCGTAAAGGTCGTAACCCTCGTACTAAAGAAGAAATCGACATCCCTGCAAGTAAAGTACCAGCTTTCAAACCTGGTAAAGCGCTTAAAGAAGCTGTTAAATAA
- a CDS encoding tyrosine-protein phosphatase, with product MEVTRTDKAVTLTWNKEEVSEGTVVFVSSSPKLEDNSDPVFKVTNDVDHYSYDTKDIPIYFFLETPNGDRTTVSERILPLESVFNFRDMGGYASKNGKHVKWGKLYRSSNLVNINENDAALLQKLHIKWICDLRSSSEVQAQPTPAIEGVLNKHIPIGTAKNEETKLPVTNDTTIYEPLMGESYRVFVQSVEGFREIFTEVLEDAKAGLPFVFHCTAGKDRTGVLGALLLTLLDVPEKTIFGDYAITNRYQDDILQEMGGIVALFSNGTEKIDLETFRPMAEARPEYLEIAFDEMKKQYGSVANYLEKGIGITAAEKAAFQKEMLE from the coding sequence ATGGAAGTTACTCGTACAGATAAAGCCGTAACACTAACTTGGAACAAAGAAGAAGTCAGCGAAGGCACAGTCGTTTTTGTAAGTAGTAGTCCTAAACTAGAGGATAATAGTGATCCTGTTTTCAAAGTAACAAATGATGTTGATCACTATTCATATGACACAAAGGATATTCCTATTTATTTCTTTTTAGAGACACCAAACGGAGATAGAACCACTGTTTCAGAACGAATTTTGCCACTTGAAAGTGTATTCAATTTTCGAGATATGGGCGGTTATGCATCCAAAAACGGCAAGCATGTAAAATGGGGTAAGTTATATCGCTCTTCTAATTTAGTGAATATTAATGAGAACGATGCAGCTTTGCTTCAAAAACTACATATTAAATGGATTTGTGATTTGCGCAGTAGTTCGGAAGTACAAGCACAACCTACGCCTGCAATTGAAGGTGTGCTAAATAAACATATTCCTATTGGTACTGCCAAAAATGAAGAAACAAAGCTACCGGTAACAAATGATACAACTATTTATGAACCGCTGATGGGTGAAAGCTACCGCGTGTTTGTGCAATCAGTGGAAGGCTTTAGAGAAATTTTTACAGAAGTATTAGAAGATGCAAAAGCTGGATTGCCGTTCGTTTTCCATTGCACTGCAGGAAAAGACCGTACAGGCGTCCTAGGGGCATTATTACTAACATTGTTAGATGTACCAGAAAAAACGATTTTCGGCGATTACGCCATCACTAATCGCTACCAGGACGACATTTTACAAGAAATGGGAGGAATCGTGGCGCTCTTTTCGAATGGAACCGAAAAAATTGATTTAGAAACGTTCAGGCCAATGGCAGAAGCTCGTCCTGAATATTTGGAAATTGCCTTTGATGAAATGAAAAAACAATATGGCTCAGTAGCTAATTATTTAGAAAAAGGAATTGGAATTACTGCGGCAGAAAAAGCAGCTTTCCAAAAAGAAATGTTAGAATAA
- a CDS encoding NAD(P)H-dependent glycerol-3-phosphate dehydrogenase, with protein sequence MTQKKVAILGAGSWGTGLALVLADNNHQPVIWGNLDKIVNEINESHTNSHYLPDIILPTEVKATLSLDEAIDGAEIVVIAIPTNAMRIVCKQLNEALKEPTILVHVSKGIEPETNLRMSEVIEDEIDASKRKALVVLSGPSHAEEVALRHPTTLCASCKDLSAAEIVQDRFINNNLRIYTNDDVIGAEIGGALKNIIALGAGISDGLGYGDNAKAALMTRGMAEITRLGVAVGSNPQTFYGLTGIGDLIVTCTSVHSRNWRAGNMLGKGENLDEVLEKMGMVVEGVRTAKAVHGWAKKLDIDMPITESIYAILFENKDAREAVDLLMGREKKIEKESF encoded by the coding sequence ATGACACAGAAAAAAGTAGCTATTCTTGGCGCTGGAAGTTGGGGAACAGGTCTTGCACTTGTCCTAGCTGATAATAATCATCAACCAGTTATTTGGGGAAACTTAGATAAAATTGTGAATGAAATTAACGAATCGCACACGAATAGTCACTATTTGCCAGATATTATTTTACCAACTGAGGTAAAAGCGACATTGTCACTTGATGAAGCTATTGATGGTGCAGAAATTGTCGTAATTGCTATTCCAACAAATGCGATGCGAATCGTTTGTAAGCAGTTAAATGAAGCGCTAAAAGAACCAACCATTTTAGTGCATGTGAGTAAAGGTATTGAACCAGAAACAAATCTTCGAATGTCCGAAGTGATTGAAGACGAAATAGATGCGTCCAAACGTAAAGCGCTTGTTGTTCTTTCTGGACCAAGTCATGCGGAAGAAGTTGCGCTTCGTCATCCGACAACACTTTGTGCGAGCTGTAAAGATTTATCAGCTGCAGAAATTGTTCAAGATCGTTTCATCAATAATAATTTGCGTATTTATACGAATGATGATGTGATTGGTGCAGAAATTGGTGGCGCGCTGAAAAATATTATCGCACTAGGTGCAGGAATTTCTGACGGCCTTGGTTATGGCGATAATGCTAAAGCGGCACTAATGACTCGCGGGATGGCAGAAATCACTCGTCTCGGTGTTGCTGTTGGCTCTAATCCGCAAACATTTTACGGATTGACAGGTATTGGTGACTTAATCGTTACTTGTACTAGTGTGCATTCACGTAATTGGCGTGCTGGTAATATGCTAGGTAAAGGCGAGAATTTAGATGAAGTATTAGAAAAAATGGGCATGGTCGTTGAAGGTGTTCGAACAGCTAAAGCAGTACATGGTTGGGCGAAAAAACTAGATATTGATATGCCAATTACCGAATCGATTTACGCGATTTTATTCGAAAATAAAGATGCTCGCGAAGCAGTTGATTTATTAATGGGTCGCGAAAAAAAGATCGAAAAAGAATCATTTTAA
- the der gene encoding ribosome biogenesis GTPase Der: MAKPVVAIVGRPNVGKSTIFNRIVGERVSIVEDVPGVTRDRIYNSAEWLGKEFNIIDTGGIDLSDEPFLEQIRAQAEIAIDEADVIIFITNGREGVTDADEQVAKILYRSNKPIVLAINKVDNPEMRDQIYDFYSLGFGEPYPISGSHGLGLGDMLDAVRAHFPKEEEEEYPDDTVKFSLIGRPNVGKSSILNALLGEDRVIVSDIAGTTRDAIDTTYTFDGQDYVMIDTAGMRKRGKVYESTEKYSVLRAMRAIERSDVVLVVINAEEGIREQDKRIAGYAHDAGRAIIIVVNKWDAINKDEKTINVWTEDIREQFQFLSYAPIVFVSAKTKQRLNNLFPLINQVSDNHSLRVQSSMLNDVISDAVAMNPSPMDKGKRLKIFYTTQVAVKPPTFVVFVNDPELMHFSYERFLENRIREAFPFEGTPIRVIARKRK; this comes from the coding sequence ATGGCAAAACCAGTTGTAGCGATTGTCGGACGTCCAAACGTTGGCAAATCGACTATTTTTAACAGAATCGTTGGTGAACGTGTTTCCATAGTGGAAGATGTTCCCGGTGTGACACGTGACCGCATATATAATTCAGCGGAATGGCTTGGAAAAGAATTTAACATTATTGATACAGGTGGTATTGATCTTTCCGATGAACCATTCTTAGAGCAAATTCGCGCACAAGCGGAAATCGCAATTGATGAAGCAGACGTAATTATTTTTATTACCAATGGTCGTGAAGGGGTTACCGATGCAGACGAACAAGTAGCAAAAATTCTTTACCGGTCTAATAAACCAATTGTTTTAGCGATTAATAAAGTAGATAACCCAGAAATGCGAGATCAAATTTATGACTTTTATTCTCTTGGGTTTGGTGAACCGTATCCAATTTCTGGTTCACATGGGCTAGGGCTTGGCGACATGCTTGATGCTGTTCGGGCTCATTTTCCAAAAGAAGAAGAGGAAGAATATCCAGACGATACAGTGAAATTTAGTTTGATTGGTCGACCAAATGTTGGTAAATCTTCTATTTTAAATGCACTGCTTGGAGAAGATCGTGTTATTGTTTCTGATATTGCGGGTACAACTCGTGATGCAATTGATACAACTTATACTTTCGATGGCCAAGATTATGTCATGATTGATACAGCCGGAATGAGAAAACGTGGGAAAGTGTATGAAAGCACAGAGAAATATAGTGTTTTACGTGCAATGAGAGCAATTGAACGCTCAGACGTTGTTCTTGTGGTTATCAACGCAGAAGAAGGTATTCGTGAGCAAGATAAACGAATTGCTGGATATGCGCATGATGCCGGACGTGCGATTATTATTGTAGTAAACAAATGGGATGCAATTAACAAAGATGAAAAAACAATTAACGTATGGACGGAAGATATTCGGGAGCAATTCCAATTCTTAAGCTATGCACCAATTGTCTTTGTATCTGCGAAAACAAAACAACGCTTAAATAACCTATTCCCACTTATTAATCAAGTAAGCGATAACCATTCATTACGTGTACAATCAAGTATGCTGAATGATGTTATTAGTGATGCCGTTGCAATGAACCCATCACCTATGGATAAAGGTAAACGACTGAAGATTTTCTATACAACACAAGTGGCTGTAAAACCACCGACGTTTGTTGTATTTGTTAATGATCCAGAACTAATGCATTTCTCGTATGAACGTTTCTTAGAAAACCGGATTAGAGAGGCATTTCCGTTTGAGGGTACGCCAATTCGAGTGATTGCTCGTAAGCGTAAGTAA
- the rpsA gene encoding 30S ribosomal protein S1 codes for MSEDLFDVEVRNFEEGDKVTGTVTSVEDKQVYVGIPGSKLDGVVPISELSNIHVETASDVVSVGDTLDLIVTKVEDDILVLSKRKVDAEKASDDIKAKFESGEVFEAVVSDVVKGGLVVDLGVRAFVPASLVEDHFVEDFADYKGTTLTFKVVEFEPENNRVILSHRAVVETEKASQKQALLSEIKEGDVIEGTVQRLANFGAFVDIGGVDGLVHISQISYKHIATPQEALEEGQKVTVKVIGIDPENERISLSIKATLPGPWDGIAEKAPVGSVLEGKVVRLVTFGAFVEIFPGVEGLVHISQISHEHIGTPQEVLSEGQTVEVKVLEVNEADKRLSLSIKELKDAPVEEADYELPEENTGFQMSDLIGDKLKGLQNDDK; via the coding sequence ATGTCTGAAGATTTATTTGATGTGGAAGTTAGAAATTTTGAAGAAGGAGACAAAGTCACTGGCACAGTTACAAGCGTGGAAGATAAACAAGTTTATGTTGGTATTCCAGGTAGCAAACTTGATGGTGTCGTTCCAATAAGTGAACTTTCCAATATACATGTGGAGACAGCTTCTGACGTTGTGAGCGTTGGCGACACACTTGATTTGATTGTCACTAAAGTAGAAGACGATATACTTGTTTTATCTAAACGAAAAGTGGATGCAGAAAAAGCATCTGATGATATTAAAGCTAAATTCGAATCTGGTGAAGTTTTTGAAGCAGTAGTCAGTGATGTTGTTAAAGGTGGATTAGTTGTCGACCTAGGTGTTCGTGCGTTCGTTCCAGCTTCTTTAGTGGAAGACCATTTTGTGGAAGATTTCGCAGATTACAAAGGAACTACTCTTACTTTCAAAGTAGTAGAATTTGAACCAGAAAATAACCGAGTGATTTTAAGCCATCGTGCAGTTGTGGAAACAGAAAAAGCTAGTCAAAAGCAAGCGCTACTGAGCGAAATCAAAGAAGGCGACGTGATTGAAGGTACTGTTCAACGTTTAGCTAATTTTGGTGCATTCGTTGATATTGGTGGCGTGGACGGATTAGTTCACATCTCACAAATTTCTTATAAACATATTGCAACACCACAAGAAGCGTTAGAAGAAGGTCAAAAAGTAACGGTTAAAGTTATTGGGATTGATCCTGAAAATGAACGTATTTCTCTTTCTATTAAAGCGACTTTACCTGGACCTTGGGACGGCATTGCCGAAAAAGCGCCAGTTGGTTCTGTTTTAGAAGGAAAAGTAGTACGCCTAGTTACTTTTGGTGCATTTGTGGAAATATTCCCAGGAGTAGAAGGTTTGGTTCATATTTCTCAAATTTCTCATGAACATATTGGGACACCACAAGAAGTCCTTTCAGAAGGGCAAACAGTAGAAGTGAAAGTACTTGAAGTAAATGAAGCAGACAAACGTTTATCATTAAGCATTAAAGAATTAAAAGATGCTCCAGTTGAAGAAGCTGATTATGAACTTCCAGAAGAAAACACTGGATTCCAAATGAGCGATTTAATTGGTGATAAATTAAAAGGTCTTCAAAACGACGATAAATAA
- the cmk gene encoding (d)CMP kinase: MTKKICIAIDGPAAAGKSTVAKIVAKKLRFVYIDTGAMYRAVTYIALKNNIAYEDEKAIATLLQKTVIRFEPGEVQQVFVGEENVTEVIRSLEVTNHVSIVAAHPSIREALQERQQVFATEGGIVMDGRDIGTAVLPNAELKIFLLASVEERAERRYKENMAKGFAGDLGQLKKEIEERDHLDYTRTHSPLKKADDAIEVDTTSMSIDEVANKILSLAELKINN, from the coding sequence ATGACTAAAAAGATATGTATCGCGATTGATGGACCGGCTGCGGCTGGGAAAAGCACGGTGGCGAAAATCGTTGCAAAAAAATTGCGCTTTGTCTATATTGATACGGGTGCCATGTATCGTGCAGTAACCTATATCGCTTTAAAAAATAACATCGCATATGAAGACGAAAAAGCTATAGCTACTTTACTCCAAAAAACAGTTATTCGTTTTGAACCTGGCGAAGTACAACAAGTATTTGTAGGTGAAGAAAATGTCACAGAAGTGATTCGTTCTTTAGAAGTGACCAATCATGTATCTATCGTTGCCGCACACCCGTCTATTCGTGAAGCACTCCAAGAACGTCAACAAGTTTTTGCTACAGAAGGCGGAATTGTAATGGATGGTCGTGATATCGGTACTGCAGTTCTTCCTAACGCCGAACTAAAAATATTCTTACTAGCAAGCGTAGAAGAACGAGCGGAACGTCGCTATAAAGAGAATATGGCGAAAGGTTTTGCTGGAGACTTAGGCCAACTCAAAAAAGAAATTGAAGAACGAGATCATTTAGATTATACAAGAACACACTCCCCCTTAAAAAAAGCAGATGATGCCATTGAAGTAGATACAACATCAATGTCGATTGATGAAGTAGCCAATAAAATTCTTTCACTAGCAGAACTAAAAATCAATAATTAG
- a CDS encoding asparaginase, with protein sequence MAKVALITTGGTIASKKTASGKLASGELSGEELAALCQLPTEIQIDIYSTFQLPSMHITLPDLISLKQLIESIFMDETYDGIVVTHGTDSLEETAYFLDLAVTDARPIVVTGSQRAPEEPGTDAYVNIRHAIYTACEINLRQAGTVVVFNERIFAARYVKKVHASNIQGFSAFGFGYLGIIDNDQVFLYQKPLEHECFDIRLDLPEVVVIKCYIGADGLFIDAAIDSGVSGIVLEGVGRGQVAPKMMPAIIRALDAGIPVVITTSAEEGNVYTTYDYEGSTFDLYNRGVILGKDYDSKKARMKLMVLLASQEEINQTNFR encoded by the coding sequence ATGGCAAAAGTAGCACTAATTACAACAGGCGGTACAATTGCAAGTAAGAAAACAGCATCAGGAAAACTTGCATCAGGAGAATTATCTGGAGAAGAATTAGCTGCATTATGCCAATTACCAACAGAAATTCAAATTGATATCTATTCTACTTTCCAATTACCATCTATGCACATTACGCTACCTGATTTAATCAGTCTGAAGCAACTTATCGAATCTATCTTCATGGATGAAACATATGATGGAATAGTAGTGACGCACGGAACAGATTCATTAGAAGAAACAGCCTATTTTCTTGATCTTGCAGTAACCGATGCGCGACCAATCGTAGTAACTGGATCTCAGCGAGCACCTGAGGAGCCAGGGACAGATGCCTATGTTAATATTCGTCATGCAATTTATACAGCGTGTGAAATAAATTTACGTCAAGCTGGGACAGTCGTTGTTTTCAATGAACGAATTTTTGCAGCGAGATATGTAAAAAAAGTTCATGCATCCAACATACAAGGTTTTAGTGCTTTTGGGTTTGGCTATCTGGGTATTATTGATAATGACCAAGTTTTTCTGTATCAAAAACCACTGGAGCATGAGTGTTTTGATATTCGCCTTGATTTACCAGAAGTGGTTGTGATTAAATGTTATATTGGTGCAGATGGTTTGTTTATTGATGCAGCGATAGATAGTGGCGTATCAGGAATCGTTTTAGAAGGTGTTGGACGAGGGCAAGTGGCGCCAAAAATGATGCCAGCTATTATCAGAGCATTAGATGCGGGAATTCCAGTTGTCATAACAACAAGTGCGGAAGAAGGAAATGTATATACTACATATGATTATGAAGGTAGCACGTTTGACTTGTATAATCGTGGCGTTATTTTAGGAAAAGATTACGATAGCAAAAAAGCACGGATGAAATTAATGGTACTTTTAGCATCACAAGAAGAAATTAATCAAACCAATTTCAGATAA
- a CDS encoding LysM peptidoglycan-binding domain-containing protein: MVKTRKEKREYEEPADYDMSSEGQDEFNNEPPMLSRSDSRRGKKKTIFRYPLLNLLIVFFLLIPIVIVIVFVTVQNMGSSNEVKTETESTVNVSDNTQSKEEKEKAKKAAEEKAAAEKAAEEKKAAEEKAAADKKKQEEDAVKAANAKKEQEAAEEKAAADKAAAEKAAAEKAEQQKANEASQQKAGGSHTVKAGDTLYSIARSTYGQAGAAAGVEKIKQANGLGSDNVPVGTVLTIPQ, encoded by the coding sequence GTGGTAAAAACAAGAAAAGAAAAACGGGAATACGAAGAACCGGCTGATTATGATATGAGTTCTGAAGGTCAAGATGAATTCAACAATGAACCGCCAATGTTATCCCGTTCTGATAGCAGAAGAGGAAAAAAGAAAACCATTTTTAGATACCCATTACTTAATTTATTGATTGTTTTTTTTCTATTAATACCAATCGTTATCGTGATTGTATTTGTAACAGTACAAAATATGGGTTCATCAAATGAAGTGAAAACAGAAACAGAATCAACCGTAAATGTATCTGACAACACGCAATCTAAAGAAGAAAAAGAAAAAGCGAAAAAAGCTGCCGAAGAAAAAGCAGCGGCTGAAAAGGCAGCTGAAGAGAAAAAAGCTGCCGAAGAAAAAGCTGCGGCAGATAAGAAAAAACAAGAAGAAGATGCAGTGAAAGCTGCAAATGCAAAAAAAGAACAAGAAGCTGCCGAAGAAAAAGCTGCGGCTGACAAAGCTGCTGCCGAGAAAGCTGCTGCTGAAAAAGCTGAGCAGCAAAAAGCGAATGAAGCCTCACAGCAAAAAGCTGGAGGATCTCATACTGTTAAAGCTGGGGACACCCTTTATAGTATTGCACGTTCAACATATGGACAAGCGGGGGCAGCTGCTGGAGTAGAAAAAATTAAACAAGCCAATGGACTAGGAAGTGACAATGTTCCAGTTGGTACAGTTCTAACAATTCCACAGTAA
- a CDS encoding RecQ family ATP-dependent DNA helicase — MNLEKELKEYLGFDEFRPGQKEVIETALAKRNCFAMLPTGTGKTICYQLAGHLMDGLVLIVSPLLSLMQDQMERMRAHGEKRVAALNSFLKREEKGQVLANIHLYKFIFLSPEMLNNETVKNLLLKQRISLFVIDEAHCISQWGHDFRPDYLMLGKFIQEAEFPVTMVLTATATKKVRADILTQLHLTDCVQIVYSVNRPNISLQVEKFSNQHVKKDRLYALVRKLQTPGIIYFSSKKLAESIAHELSEIADLRVAYYHGDMDTEDRIIIQQQFVYGQLDVICATSAFGMGIDKADIRYVIHYHMPADLEAYLQEIGRAGRDGENSVAILLYANGDEFIQMQLADQDIPDANLMNLTNEQRKTLPETEQRFIEYYQRSGLSTKELTDKMDYRKKWKRANLQQFIGYLHTTDCRRNYILRYFEETPLEVTPENCCDLDGAEIIDFEKRPITQQKEIPTWEAYLAYLLQ; from the coding sequence GTGAACTTAGAAAAGGAATTAAAAGAATATCTTGGTTTTGATGAGTTCCGCCCTGGCCAAAAAGAAGTAATTGAAACAGCTTTAGCAAAGCGAAATTGTTTTGCTATGTTACCTACTGGAACAGGAAAAACCATTTGTTATCAATTAGCGGGTCATTTGATGGATGGATTAGTATTGATTGTTTCTCCACTTCTCTCCCTTATGCAAGATCAAATGGAGCGAATGCGTGCTCACGGAGAAAAGCGAGTAGCAGCGCTTAATAGCTTTTTAAAACGAGAAGAAAAAGGGCAAGTCCTTGCAAACATTCATTTATATAAATTTATTTTTTTATCACCAGAAATGCTAAATAATGAAACGGTGAAAAACTTACTATTAAAACAAAGAATCAGCTTATTTGTCATAGATGAAGCGCATTGCATTTCGCAGTGGGGACATGATTTTCGCCCTGATTATTTGATGTTAGGTAAGTTCATTCAAGAAGCCGAATTTCCTGTGACTATGGTGCTGACAGCTACGGCAACCAAGAAAGTTAGAGCAGATATTTTAACGCAATTACATCTAACGGATTGTGTGCAAATTGTTTATTCTGTTAATCGACCGAATATTTCTTTACAAGTGGAGAAATTTTCTAACCAGCATGTAAAAAAAGACCGTTTATATGCGCTTGTTCGCAAACTACAAACACCCGGAATTATTTATTTTTCTAGTAAAAAATTAGCGGAAAGCATTGCGCATGAATTAAGCGAAATTGCTGATTTAAGAGTAGCTTATTATCACGGGGATATGGATACAGAAGATAGAATTATTATTCAGCAACAATTTGTTTACGGGCAGCTGGATGTTATTTGCGCCACTAGCGCATTTGGAATGGGGATAGATAAAGCTGACATTCGCTATGTTATTCATTATCATATGCCTGCAGATTTGGAAGCATATTTGCAAGAAATTGGTCGAGCAGGTCGTGATGGCGAAAACAGTGTGGCGATTCTCTTATACGCGAATGGAGATGAATTCATTCAAATGCAATTAGCCGATCAAGATATCCCAGATGCCAACTTAATGAATCTGACGAATGAACAACGCAAAACGTTACCTGAAACAGAGCAACGTTTTATTGAATACTACCAAAGAAGTGGTTTAAGTACGAAAGAATTAACCGACAAAATGGATTATCGAAAAAAATGGAAGCGGGCTAATTTACAACAATTTATTGGGTATCTGCATACAACGGATTGTCGCCGTAATTATATTCTACGATACTTTGAAGAAACGCCGTTAGAAGTCACCCCAGAAAACTGTTGTGATTTGGATGGAGCAGAAATAATCGATTTTGAAAAAAGACCAATAACACAGCAAAAAGAAATTCCAACATGGGAAGCTTATTTAGCTTATTTATTGCAATAG
- a CDS encoding helix-turn-helix domain-containing protein yields MDKLDNYIMTILEKSITPRKLPFLHTVLAGRRTGQAVQDIHLFQMQHLFGLVPNLKASYLEKRISELVHQGSILSTENGYVTQGQLVAMFENDYPNFQGFTFQGQAFAFFAHLRLAVQVVSNIHHHESYYLPVIRDKKVQQFIKHWVKHRDKSNLANQLYGELVAWMNKLAVARPAFLVERFSGGELMGYTTEQIASKYQVEKWDVYFEVLHEVHRLLIAMKKTPEEWPILASLVPDELNGLTSSAMQTYVLWQNGADLEAIERIRNLKKSTIHDHFVEIRATLKEANVPYLPEETIIQTIITKKWNLLREIKAEFPDLDYYQIRLAVVSREGKQ; encoded by the coding sequence TTGGATAAGCTAGATAACTATATTATGACAATTTTAGAAAAAAGTATCACACCTAGAAAATTACCATTTTTACATACTGTTTTAGCTGGAAGAAGAACTGGACAAGCTGTTCAAGATATCCATCTTTTTCAAATGCAACATTTATTTGGACTAGTGCCAAATTTAAAAGCAAGCTATTTAGAAAAACGAATTTCGGAATTAGTGCACCAAGGTAGCATTCTTTCTACTGAAAATGGTTATGTGACACAAGGGCAACTAGTAGCTATGTTTGAAAATGATTACCCAAACTTCCAAGGTTTTACATTTCAAGGGCAAGCTTTTGCTTTTTTTGCCCATTTGCGACTCGCAGTTCAAGTTGTTAGTAACATTCATCATCATGAAAGCTATTATTTACCAGTTATTCGTGATAAGAAAGTCCAACAATTTATTAAGCATTGGGTGAAGCACCGAGATAAATCTAATTTAGCGAATCAGTTATACGGTGAACTCGTTGCATGGATGAATAAATTAGCAGTTGCTCGACCAGCGTTTTTAGTGGAACGTTTTTCTGGGGGCGAATTAATGGGCTATACTACAGAACAAATTGCCTCAAAATATCAAGTGGAGAAGTGGGACGTTTATTTTGAGGTGCTCCATGAGGTTCACCGTTTGCTTATAGCGATGAAAAAAACCCCCGAAGAATGGCCGATTCTAGCTAGTCTTGTACCGGATGAGCTCAATGGGTTAACTAGTTCTGCCATGCAAACCTATGTATTATGGCAAAATGGAGCTGATTTAGAAGCAATCGAGCGAATTCGGAATTTGAAAAAGAGTACCATCCATGATCACTTTGTAGAAATCCGAGCTACTTTGAAAGAAGCGAATGTTCCTTATTTACCAGAAGAGACAATCATCCAAACGATTATTACAAAGAAATGGAATTTACTGCGTGAAATAAAAGCGGAGTTTCCTGATTTGGATTATTATCAAATTCGGTTAGCAGTTGTTAGTAGGGAGGGTAAGCAGTGA
- a CDS encoding ferredoxin: MKYCLVEKDTCIACGACSIHAPDVFDYDTEGLAFNILDNNTGTKVIPEDLVETVIDAEFACPSLSIKVSDSSFH, from the coding sequence TTGAAGTATTGTCTTGTCGAAAAAGACACTTGTATTGCTTGTGGCGCTTGTTCCATTCATGCACCTGATGTTTTTGATTATGATACAGAAGGTCTTGCCTTTAATATATTAGATAATAACACTGGAACAAAAGTAATCCCCGAAGACTTGGTTGAAACGGTTATTGACGCAGAATTTGCCTGTCCTTCGCTTTCTATCAAAGTTTCCGATAGTTCATTTCATTAA